One Capsicum annuum cultivar UCD-10X-F1 chromosome 2, UCD10Xv1.1, whole genome shotgun sequence genomic window carries:
- the LOC107857593 gene encoding ENHANCER OF AG-4 protein 2: MAPGRKRGAKGVMSMSDLSLGDLVLAKVKGFPPWPAKISKPEDWQRAPDPKKYFVRFFGTDEIAFVAPADVTAFTVDVKNKLSARCQGKTVRDFAKAVKQICAEFDELQQKDSSVSGDEAYKTATGCGMASVERVDAAAEFDQMDGDKKSKQETDIKSLVEGSGLERCSMMKNDTADFVSDDSEGNVPPSISAIKKVSIPNRISDSVKELASLPSAESTHANLLSEDNRDPEERDKQLIHKENMRTAERSHFPDPDFPPPISSDDVKQLDGGRKQLTNGHKEVLAKRKPGVRHEGQSIGDSMSDPTVKKASAKKLVPEVTSGADGGKKTKRQNDRKPDMVDSALDHVEEKKFQLSSKKLKVESGQRLRRNEIADPSKKIKCADGAVDAAKVSKNYDEAKVGKSEVKKSIPLGKAEDHSSLKLHEGAIGSNNCGEEDVFPPSKRHRRSMDAKSTSSPVPQLPTKRRAVRLCEDDGNEEPKTPIHGGSIKRVAISRVPNSVKKPDLSIGTASKEQPSVKDSGTIEDSSIKEHVPSVRLHKDFSTHISQKNVEKKRIPTDTSVSCSPVIFGTSKTTCREGKTDTISPIKSPGFTAKPVSELQKGAKLPGKLQGDHRKLFAEHDTGIIGPDNLNPSRDHPIDESKMVSTSERKKTTPRSISSTTEPALVPGNPVESISTRAERLEAVRDEKLNFLIDSKVLDQETSMKHLIAAAQAKRRQSHLMNIHGNTLASVVPYTEPQGGSPHPILGSQPLSSGMQHPEMQVLFSRPSPLSEIQQFSSTNPPEPEDNEEKRVSSGLGAAVGSLSGGTEASVARDAFEGMIETLSRTKESIGRATRLAIDCAKYGIANEVVELLTRKLESEASFHRRVDLFFLVDSITQCSHSHKGIAGASYIPAVQAALPRLLGAAAPPGAAARENRRQCLKVLRLWLQRKIYPDSLLRHHMDDIGTMNDDSSGGLSFRPPSRAERAIDDPIREMEGMLVDEYGSNATFQLPGLLSSHVFYDEEEEDALRNLQNESAEELAIEHTPATGDNAERCTVTPSDRRHCILEDVDGELEMEDVSGHPKEERPLFADDVNQIGPDHTLVSAIDDVSELPPLPMGSPPLPPCSPPPTPPLPSSPPPSPAPPPPPSSPLPPPPPPPPPLSQPPLPPSQPHPFPPLPAGPPPLMFPQPPFPLQHEVGTQHFHSLTPSVPSPSSVVAYPQPPLRNEVGSIPSGHRLPQVAGNMPHGPCISASNRNEVFSLQPPSFTPAGVSNSRESSGYSSRPLEYGYNDAYINPSVSQSTQKFQLVNAPFAPRPMHLNPPHQIPSNSFSYPRAPVQQHPQQAYPAPCSLPERLDGSRRYNGDEQWRIQSNEFNGDHQRGMWIGAGRSCPGPTIVQEGYFRPPDRPPVSNAGFQPSGSNAFPTGPPISGHGMPCHPDVTVLNWRPT; this comes from the exons ATGGCTCCTGGGCGTAAACGTGGAGCTAAAGGAGTGATGTCGATGAGCGACTTGAGTCTGGGTGATCTTGTCCTTGCTAAGGTTAAAGGTTTCCCTCCTTGGCCTGCTAAG ATTAGCAAACCAGAAGATTGGCAACGAGCTCCCGATCCTAAAAAGTATTTTGTCCGATTCTTTGGTACAGATGAAAT AGCATTTGTCGCCCCAGCAGATGTTACGGCGTTTACCGTTGATGTTAAAAATAAATTGTCAGCCCGATGTCAGGGTAAAACAGTAAGAGATTTTGCCAAAGCAGTGAAACAAATTTGTGCAGAATTCGATGAGTTACAGCAGAAAGATTCAAGTGTTTCAGGAGATGAAGCGTATAAAACCGCTACAGGCTGTGGAATGGCTTCAGTTGAAAGGGTGGATGCTGCTGCTGAGTTCGACCAAATGGATGGGGATAAGAAGTCTAAGCAAGAAACAGATATCAAAAGTCTAGTAGAGGGATCTGGGTTAGAGCGCTGCTCGATGATGAAAAATGATACAGCGGATTTCGTTTCAGATGATTCAGAGGGTAATGTGCCTCCATCAATTTCAGCTATAAAGAAGGTTTCAATTCCCAATAGGATTTCTGATTCAGTAAAGGAGTTGGCTTCATTGCCTAGTGCCGAAAGCACTCATGCTAACTTATTGAGTGAGGACAACAGAGATCCTGAGGAGCGTGATAAGCAATTGATCCACAAGGAGAACATGAGAACTGCAGAGCGAAGTCATTTTCCTGATCCAGATTTTCCTCCTCCTATATCATCTGATGATGTGAAGCAGCTTGATGGTGGTCGGAAGCAGCTGACAAATGGACACAAAGAAGTGCTGGCAAAGAGGAAACCTGGGGTTAGACATGAAGGGCAAAGCATTGGTGATAGTATGAGTGATCCGACTGTTAAAAAAGCTAGTGCAAAAAAATTAGTGCCAGAGGTTACGTCAGGTGCGGATGGtggtaaaaagacaaaaagacaGAATGATAGAAAACCTGATATGGTGGATTCTGCTCTCGACCATGTTGAGGAGAAAAAATTTCAGTTGTCTAGCAAGAAGTTGAAAGTTGAATCTGGACAGAGGCTGCGACGCAATGAAATAGCAGATCCTTCTAAGAAGATCAAATGTGCTGATGGGGCTGTGGATGCAGCTAAGGTGAGCAAAAATTATGATGAGGCTAAAGTGGGGAAATCAGAGGTTAAAAAATCAATACCACTGGGAAAAGCTGAGGATCACTCTTCATTGAAATTGCATGAAGGTGCTATTGGTTCAAATAATTGCGGTGAAGAAGATGTTTTCCCACCATCAAAGCGTCATCGACGGTCAATGGATGCCAAGTCTACCTCCTCTCCTGTTCCTCAACTACCTACTAAGAGGAGAGCTGTCCGTTTGTGTGAGGATGACGGAAATGAAGAGCCCAAAACTCCAATTCATGGAGGATCCATTAAGAGGGTTGCTATTTCTCGTGTACCTAATTCGGTGAAGAAACCTGACCTATCTATTGGAACAGCTAGTAAAGAGCAGCCGAGTGTTAAAGACTCAGGCACAATTGAGGACAGCTCTATCAAGGAGCATGTACCATCTGTCAGACTACACAAAGATTTTTCTACACATATTTCTCAGAAAAATGTGGAGAAAAAGCGTATACCTACTGATACAAGTGTTTCATGTAGTCCTGTGATATTTGGAACTTCGAAAACAACTTGTCGGGAAGGTAAAACTgatactatatcacccataaagTCCCCTGGGTTCACTGCCAAACCAGTCTCAGAGCTGCAAAAAGGTGCTAAACTACCTGGTAAACTACAGGGTGATCATAGGAAATTGTTTGCTGAGCATGATACAGGTATCATTGGTCCTGATAACTTAAATCCATCTCGTGATCACCCTATTGATGAAAGTAAGATGGTCTCTACCAGTGAAAGGAAAAAAACAACTCCAAGGTCTATTTCCTCAACAACTGAACCTGCTCTTGTGCCTGGTAATCCTGTTGAAAGCATTTCTACACGGGCAGAAAG GCTGGAAGCTGTGAGAGATGAGAAGCTTAATTTTTTGATAGATTCCAAAGTTCTGGACCAGGAAACGTCGATGAAACATCTCATAGCAGCTGCTCAGGCTAAAAGGCGGCAATCTCACTTGATGAACATTCATGGTAATACCCTTGCTTCTGTGGTTCCCTATACTGAACCACAGGGAGGGAGCCCCCATCCAATTCTTGGTTCTCAACCATTAAGCTCTGGCATGCAGCATCCTGAAATGCAAGTTTTATTTTCTCGCCCATCTCCTTTGTCCGAAATTCAGCAGTTTTCATCGACAAATCCACCTGAGCCTGAAGACAATGAAGAGAAGAGAGTAAGTTCAGGCCTGGGGGCTGCTGTGGGCTCACTCAGCGGTGGCACTGAGGCATCTGTTGCTCGTGATGCTTTTGAAGGAATGATAGAAACATTATCACGGACCAAAGAGAGTATTGGTCGTGCAACCCGTCTAGCAATTGATTGTGCGAAGTATGGCATCGCTAATGAG GTTGTGGAACTTCTTACCCGGAAGTTGGAAAGTGAAGCCAGCTTTCATCGCAGAGTGGACCTCTTTTTTTTGGTGGATTCTATAACTCAGTGCTCTCATAGTCATAAAG GCATAGCAGGAGCATCATATATTCCTGCTGTTCAAGCAGCATTACCTCGTCTCTTGGGAGCTGCTGCTCCACCAGGTGCGGCTGCACGGGAAAACCGTCGTCAATGTCTCAAG GTTTTGAGATTATGGCTTCAAAGGAAAATATATCCTGATTCTCTTCTTCGCCATCATATGGATGATATTGGTACGATGAATGATGATTCGTCTGGTGGTTTGTCTTTTAGACCGCCATCTCGAGCTGAACGTGCTATTGATGATCCAATCAGAGAGATGGAAGGCATGCTTGTTGACGAGTATGGCAG CAATGCTACATTTCAGTTGCCTGGCTTGTTATCTTCTCACGTTTTTTatgatgaggaagaagaagatgctcTTCGTAATTTGCAAAATGAATCTGCTGAAGAATTAGCAATAGAACATACACCTGCAACAGGTGATAATGCTGAAAGATGTACAGTCACTCCTAGTGACAGGCGGCATTGTATCTTGGAGGATGTAGATGGCGAGCTTGAAATGGAAGATGTTTCTGGTCACCCAAAAGAGGAAAGACctttatttgcagatgatgtgaaCCAGATTGGTCCAGATCATACCCTGGTATCAGCTATAGATGATGTATCTGAGTTGCCGCCTCTACCTATGGGATCCCCACCATTACCTCCTTGTTCTCCTCCACCCACCCCACCTTTGCCTTCCTCGCCCCCTCCATCACCGGCACCACCCCCACCTCCCTCGTCCCCATTGCCACCTCCACCTCCACCTCCACCTCCTCTATCACAACCCCCACTACCTCCATCTCAGCCACATCCTTTCCCTCCACTGCCCGCTGGACCACCTCCGCTGATGTTCCCTCAACCTCCTTTTCCGCTCCAACATGAAGTAGGGACACAACACTTCCACTCTCTCACTCCATCAGTGCCATCACCATCATCTGTTGTGGCATATCCGCAACCTCCTCTTCGAAACGAAGTTGGTAGCATACCTAGT GGTCATCGGCTACCACAGGTAGCTGGAAACATGCCTCATGGTCCTTGTATCAGTGCTTCTAATAGGAATGAGGTATTCTCATTGCAACCACCTTCTTTTACACCAGCAGGAGTTAGTAATTCGCGGGAATCTTCTGGATATAGTTCACGGCCTTTGGAATATGGTTATAACGATGCATATATAAACCCATCAGTTTCTCAGTCCACACAGAAATTTCAGCTTGTTAATGCCCCTTTTGCCCCAAGGCCCATGCATCTTAACCCTCCACATCAAATCCCCTCCAATAGTTTTTCGTATCCAAGGGCCCCAGTGCAGCAACATCCACAACAAGCGTATCCTGCACCATGCTCATTACCAGAGCGCCTTGATGGATCGAGGCGTTATAATGGTGATGAACAATGGAGGATTCAATCCAATGAGTTCAATGGTGACCATCAGCGCGGTATGTGGATTGGTGCAGGAAGATCATGCCCTGGGCCAACTATTGTTCAGGAAG GTTATTTCAGACCTCCTGATAGACCACCTGTGAGTAATGCTGGATTCCAGCCTTCTGGATCAAATGCTTTCCCCACTGGCCCTCCAATTTCAG GTCATGGAATGCCTTGCCATCCGGATGTAACTGTTCTCAACTGGAGGCCGACATGA